In Nostoc sp. CENA543, a single genomic region encodes these proteins:
- the metG gene encoding methionine--tRNA ligase: MNIVAQTEKTFALTTPLYYVNDVPHVGSAYTTMAADTLARFYRLLGRQVLLITGTDEHGQKIQRSAETLGKAPQEFCDQISASFSSLWDLLNIRYDRFIRTTSPRHEAIVQEFFQRVWSSGDIYQGQQKGWYCVSCEEFKEERDLLEGNRCPIHTNKEVEWRDEQNYFFRLSKYQTQLEAFYQAHPDFIQPESRRNEVFNFVGQGLQDFSISRINVSWGFPVPTDPKHTLYVWFDALLGYVTALLDADDTPTLENALAKWWPINLHLIGKDILRFHAVYWPAMLMSANLPLPQKVFGHGFLTKDGQKMGKSLGNTLDPVALLQRYGSDAVRYYFLKEIEFGKDGDFNEIRFINVLNADLANDLGNLLNRTLNMVKKYCADNALSVNHQAIAADNPLQNIGANLGEKVKQAYESLAFNQACEAVLSLVQASNKYIDDQAPWTLYKQGKQQEVEIVLYAVLESVRLAAYLLSPVIPNISSEIYQQLGWEVNFNEQTPSFATHAQWGLLSNQQTLGKPQPIFKRIEPPKND, translated from the coding sequence ATGAATATAGTGGCTCAAACAGAAAAAACCTTTGCACTAACAACCCCGTTATATTATGTAAACGATGTACCCCACGTAGGTAGTGCTTACACAACTATGGCGGCGGATACCCTAGCGCGGTTTTATCGCTTGCTAGGGCGGCAAGTGTTATTAATTACAGGTACAGATGAACACGGGCAAAAAATTCAGCGTTCCGCAGAAACTCTAGGTAAAGCACCACAAGAGTTTTGCGATCAAATCTCTGCTAGCTTTTCTTCCTTGTGGGACTTGCTCAACATTAGGTATGATCGCTTTATTCGCACCACCTCACCCCGCCACGAAGCAATTGTGCAAGAATTTTTTCAAAGAGTGTGGTCTTCTGGTGATATTTATCAAGGTCAACAAAAAGGCTGGTATTGTGTATCTTGTGAAGAATTTAAAGAAGAGAGGGATTTATTAGAAGGCAATCGTTGTCCGATTCATACCAACAAAGAAGTTGAGTGGCGAGACGAACAAAACTATTTTTTCCGCTTATCTAAATATCAAACCCAATTAGAAGCATTTTATCAAGCTCATCCTGATTTTATTCAACCAGAAAGTCGCCGTAATGAAGTTTTCAATTTCGTAGGCCAAGGTTTACAAGACTTTTCTATTTCACGGATCAATGTGAGTTGGGGTTTTCCCGTACCTACTGACCCCAAGCATACCCTGTATGTATGGTTCGATGCCCTACTCGGTTATGTCACAGCACTGTTAGATGCTGATGACACACCCACCTTAGAAAATGCCCTAGCTAAATGGTGGCCGATTAACCTACATTTAATTGGCAAAGATATTCTCCGCTTTCACGCCGTTTATTGGCCTGCCATGTTGATGTCGGCAAATCTACCTTTACCACAAAAAGTTTTTGGTCATGGGTTTTTAACCAAAGATGGGCAAAAAATGGGTAAAAGTCTAGGTAACACTTTAGATCCCGTAGCATTATTGCAACGCTATGGTAGTGATGCCGTTCGTTATTACTTCCTTAAGGAAATCGAATTTGGCAAAGATGGCGACTTTAATGAAATTAGATTCATTAATGTTTTAAATGCAGATTTAGCAAATGATTTAGGTAATTTGCTCAATCGCACCTTAAACATGGTGAAGAAATACTGTGCGGACAACGCACTTTCAGTTAATCACCAAGCTATTGCGGCGGATAATCCATTGCAAAACATCGGCGCAAACCTAGGAGAAAAAGTCAAACAAGCCTACGAATCACTAGCTTTTAATCAAGCTTGTGAGGCTGTGCTGTCATTGGTACAAGCCAGTAACAAGTACATTGATGACCAAGCACCTTGGACACTATATAAACAAGGCAAACAGCAGGAAGTCGAAATTGTCCTCTATGCAGTTCTAGAATCAGTCAGACTAGCAGCTTATTTGCTATCTCCAGTAATTCCCAATATTAGCAGTGAGATTTATCAGCAGTTAGGCTGGGAAGTTAACTTTAACGAACAAACACCCAGTTTTGCCACCCATGCCCAATGGGGGCTACTATCTAACCAACAAACTTTAGGAAAACCACAACCCATTTTTAAACGCATAGAACCACCAAAAAACGATTAG
- a CDS encoding 1-acyl-sn-glycerol-3-phosphate acyltransferase → MSLQSPLDISRSFLATVSTKMFRYYEDRIPKDASLLIVSNHRSFMDALVLMAALANPIRFACHHYMGEVPILREIVTGQLGCFPLEENQQRQQSFFSQSQQLLKRKQMVGVFPEGANPMVKYTQPNHVGEFRRGFAHLALRADVPDLAVLPIAIASLEEVNTAAFPLRLLSLFDPSEPLFHQSGWHPLVIYHRVAVLIGRPYWITSQHQHQYHGKQAKNVVAELTTYCHHEIADLLLQGCY, encoded by the coding sequence ATGAGTCTCCAGAGTCCTCTTGACATTTCTCGATCCTTTTTGGCGACTGTTTCCACAAAGATGTTCCGCTATTATGAGGATCGCATCCCCAAAGACGCTAGTTTGTTAATAGTGAGCAATCATCGCAGTTTTATGGATGCCCTCGTATTAATGGCAGCATTAGCTAATCCGATTCGCTTTGCTTGTCATCATTACATGGGGGAAGTACCCATTTTGCGAGAGATTGTTACAGGACAATTAGGTTGTTTTCCTTTAGAAGAAAATCAACAGCGTCAGCAAAGCTTCTTTTCTCAGTCCCAACAGCTATTAAAAAGGAAACAAATGGTAGGAGTATTTCCCGAAGGTGCTAACCCAATGGTGAAATACACTCAACCCAATCATGTAGGTGAATTTAGGCGTGGTTTTGCACACCTAGCTTTACGTGCCGATGTGCCAGATTTAGCTGTTTTACCAATTGCGATCGCCTCTTTAGAAGAAGTCAATACCGCCGCTTTTCCCTTGAGGTTGTTAAGTCTGTTTGACCCTTCTGAACCTCTGTTTCATCAATCAGGTTGGCATCCCCTGGTTATTTATCATCGGGTTGCTGTATTAATCGGTCGTCCTTATTGGATTACCTCTCAACATCAACATCAATATCACGGTAAACAAGCTAAAAATGTTGTAGCTGAACTAACTACATATTGTCACCATGAAATTGCTGACTTACTATTACAAGGCTGTTATTAA